The stretch of DNA GACGGATAATTTTAAGTCGAAATTAACTTTTTCGTAGTCTTTTTTTCGACAGGGTTGAGTCTTGAGTTTTGTCATTGTTTCCGTTTTATTGGTTAATTTTTAGTCAACCGATTTTAGGAAATGACAGTTCTATCTCTTGCATCTAAATATGTGGCGTTACCTGTAAGACGATTAACAAATGCTCCGTATGCAATTCGACTAGCAGCGTCTCTTCCGATTCCGGTAACAGCAAATGGTGTACCTACATCATTTATTCCTGTTCCACCGTCACAAAGCAAAAAATACCAAAACCACAATACTCCTGCATTTGCATGCCTAACTCCGCTTGTACTCCAGTATAAGCCACAGTAAGTATCAGGGCATTGTGACGCATTAGGATTAGATAAAGTTTTTGTCACGGTAGGATGTATTTCTTCTCCTATTGTCCAGTCAGAATTTCCATTAGGATTCACAGTAAGGTCTATTGTAGCTCCCATAATATCACAAAATCCTTCATTTAATGCACTTGACTCATCGGTGCCATTATGTAATCCCGAAGAGTATAATAATACTGCATGACTAAACTCATGCCCCATAACTGCTAATGTATAATAACGTCCAATTGTACCATTACCTCTTCCAAATCCAAAAATATCCCCAATTCCAGTACCAGGACTATAATAACCTGCTGGCCCATCTTCTACGAAAGTATTTATTCTTCCGTGTGTACCATCAAAACTATTTCTCCCAAATCTGTTTAAGTAAAAATCATATACTTGTTCCATACCCCAGTGTGCATCAGTTCCGTTCTCAGTACCAAAAACAGGAGGAGGATTGAAATTGTTAGATAAAGGGAAATTAACTGTTGAATTTAAAAATGGAATACGATTAAAATATCCTGTCCCATATATATAAAAACTCGTTTCAATATTTCTTGGTTCATCTATAAGTGAAAAAGGTTGGCCAGTGGCAGGTTGGGAGCATCTAATATTTCTATTATTTCCATAGTAAAACGTTTCTGCTGTTCCCGGGAAATCTATTGAATATATTTTATTTTCTTTATATAAAACAATACCATTCATTGCACTAACATAAACATCCTCTACTTTATGTGGCGTAACTGATCTAATATTAAATTTATAACAAAGAATTAAACTACCAGATGCAACATCAGCATTTTCGGGCAAATAAACCAATTCTGCTTTTGGATAATATGTCGCATTGGTGTCTCCCGTTATGATTTTCAAATCTTCTTCTAATGCCGATACCTGCCACATATAAACCATAGCATTAAAATCAGCTAAAGCAGCAGTTAATGCTGTGCTTTCAGAAATTGTTGGCGAATTTGAATTTACGGCTGCATAAGTTAAATCACCATTCATTGCTCCAACTTCGCCATTAATTGAATGTGCAACATACATTGTGAGTGCTATGGGTATATTGTTATACAACTGCATATATCTATGATGTGTTACACCTATATTATCTGTTTCAACTTTTATTAAGTTGAAACTAATTTCTGATGAAAAATTAAAATTTGTTTCCATCCAATTTATAAAATTTGCTGTGTCAATTTCATTTCCTCCACTCATTTTTACATACGAAGGAGCCAGATTTTTGTGTTTGTAAATAACTGTTTCGGTTCCCGGTATTTGAGCTTTAATTGTAAAGCTAAGTCCTGTAATTATTATTGCAAACAGGGTTGCAATTAAATTTTTCTTTTTCATAAATAATAGGTTTTAATATTGATAATTTAGTTAATTTGTTCTATTCTATAATTAATTTTTCTATTCTGAAATTTTCTTTATTGTATAACTTTACTATATACATACCTTTTGCGAAATTGCCCACATCAATAATTACTTTATCAGTTGCGTAGTTGCAATCTCTTCTTAATATTGCTTTGCCTGTTATATCAATAATTTCAATGTAACCTAACCTTTCTTTATTTTTTATTTCAATCGTAATTAATTCCATTGCAGGATTTGGATACACAGAAACTAAAGGTTTTTTATAATTCTGATTTATGTGTGTTTGCGGGCTTTCCAATCCCATCTCGGTGCAACTTACGGACGAGCAAAAACTTGGGTCTGTCATAGAACATATTTTCATCCAGCCATATAGCGTATCTAATGGGTTAATAATTCTAAAACCTAAATATCCGCAATCAGGCCATTTAATGCCGCTACCATCAATGGTATAATCATACCAGTTGCCAGAATAAGTATATGGAGGATAAGGCGGACCATTCCAACTACTTGTCCGAATTGAGCGAAAATAAATGCCGTTTGGTCCACCTACAAGTGATGTCCAGTTTCCAGTTGCGGAAATTTGATTTCCTAAATTGTATTTCTTAACGCCTTTGTTATCTGTACATATTTGTATATTTTGGTTCAATAAAAACGGGTAGGTTGAATATTCTTCCCCATCGTAAACAATACCTCCCGCAGCTAAAACCAAGTCATTAACTCCATCGTTATTTATATCAACGCTATCAAATTTAACTTGATTGATTGGAGGATAATATACAGCTGCTTGGATACCGGACAAAAGAATTTGCGGATTTTGCCCTGCATTAATTTGAGCAAAAGCACCTATTGCTGCTAAGAGCATAGTTGAGGTAAAAATTAGCTTTTTCATTATTGATTATTTTTTTATTATTTACTATTAATAAATATTTTTTAAAAAGGTAATCATTTCTATTTTATTTGAGAATATTCATTTTATCTTTTATCCCCTTTTTATTCCACTACCAAAGTAAAATCTTAAAAATTTAAAAGTCAAGTGCTTTTTAGAATTCGCCGGAACATTTTTAGTATCCGTATCACTTTATTTAGAATCTGTTAATTTTCTTCTCATTTTAAAATTGAATTTTCAATAAAAAAACGTGAAACGCCACTTAAACTCCGTTGTTGAGGTTCTACTAAAACCCTTGCCACAAAGTAAAGCAACGCTCACGTTCCCGTGAGCGCTTTGCTTACTTCCCCGTGACAATTTGATTAGTAGATTTCAACAACAGGGCTTATTCAGCTTGCGCTATATTTTAATTTGTTTTTTTTAAGTCATAATTTTTTTTATAGTCCCTACAAATGAAAAACTATTTTTTTGAAATTGCAAAATAAATCTTAAGAATTTTGTTGTAATAGTACTTTTTATTAAACATACTCACATTAAACAAACCCGGTTGTACCACGCTCGGCGAAGTCTTATGTGCTGGCTGTATTGTGCGTATGCTGACTTCGTCGTAATTAATTTGATAACCTGTTGTCATTTTTTATTCTTTTACAAAAATATTTTTTTGTGTTATCCGTCAGCTGACGGATAACTTTTACTTACGACGAAGTTACCTCTCACACTTTCCTTCACACAAAACTTCGCCGAGCCGCTTCTTTTTGTTTATTCACTAACTTTACGGCGAGCTGGGATAAATTATTTTAAAATTTTAATTAATTTATTTGTTTCTTATTTTGTAATAAAATTTAATTTTTTAGGATTTTGGCGGCTATCAAAAATATGTAATATAATTATGTTTTTTGGAGTCACTTTAAAAACTATATTATTGTTTTTATCAATAACCGAACGTCTTGAAGTTCTTCCTTTAATTGCAACCGATGTTTCAGGAAATCTTTTTAATCGTGAAATTGTTGAATTTAATAAATATAAAAACTTGTTTATTTCCTTTTCCGTCCAATTTTCTTCAAGGTACTCAATTACTTTAATCAGTGATTTAATCGCTATGGGCGTCCATATAACTTTTCTCATTTCAATTATAAGTATTTTCTAAATTTTTTCATTACTTCTTCATGAGGTATCATCTTGCAATTATTAACTTGCATTTCAGATTCAATAATCTCTTCTTGTATCTT from Bacteroidales bacterium encodes:
- a CDS encoding M4 family metallopeptidase, which codes for MKKKNLIATLFAIIITGLSFTIKAQIPGTETVIYKHKNLAPSYVKMSGGNEIDTANFINWMETNFNFSSEISFNLIKVETDNIGVTHHRYMQLYNNIPIALTMYVAHSINGEVGAMNGDLTYAAVNSNSPTISESTALTAALADFNAMVYMWQVSALEEDLKIITGDTNATYYPKAELVYLPENADVASGSLILCYKFNIRSVTPHKVEDVYVSAMNGIVLYKENKIYSIDFPGTAETFYYGNNRNIRCSQPATGQPFSLIDEPRNIETSFYIYGTGYFNRIPFLNSTVNFPLSNNFNPPPVFGTENGTDAHWGMEQVYDFYLNRFGRNSFDGTHGRINTFVEDGPAGYYSPGTGIGDIFGFGRGNGTIGRYYTLAVMGHEFSHAVLLYSSGLHNGTDESSALNEGFCDIMGATIDLTVNPNGNSDWTIGEEIHPTVTKTLSNPNASQCPDTYCGLYWSTSGVRHANAGVLWFWYFLLCDGGTGINDVGTPFAVTGIGRDAASRIAYGAFVNRLTGNATYLDARDRTVIS
- a CDS encoding T9SS type A sorting domain-containing protein gives rise to the protein MKKLIFTSTMLLAAIGAFAQINAGQNPQILLSGIQAAVYYPPINQVKFDSVDINNDGVNDLVLAAGGIVYDGEEYSTYPFLLNQNIQICTDNKGVKKYNLGNQISATGNWTSLVGGPNGIYFRSIRTSSWNGPPYPPYTYSGNWYDYTIDGSGIKWPDCGYLGFRIINPLDTLYGWMKICSMTDPSFCSSVSCTEMGLESPQTHINQNYKKPLVSVYPNPAMELITIEIKNKERLGYIEIIDITGKAILRRDCNYATDKVIIDVGNFAKGMYIVKLYNKENFRIEKLIIE
- a CDS encoding type II toxin-antitoxin system RelE/ParE family toxin, which translates into the protein MRKVIWTPIAIKSLIKVIEYLEENWTEKEINKFLYLLNSTISRLKRFPETSVAIKGRTSRRSVIDKNNNIVFKVTPKNIIILHIFDSRQNPKKLNFITK